A window of Hevea brasiliensis isolate MT/VB/25A 57/8 chromosome 14, ASM3005281v1, whole genome shotgun sequence contains these coding sequences:
- the LOC131172527 gene encoding polygalacturonase-like, which yields MLPQNPPKHLLFLFLVLTFFTYCFGTYQENPHAILEHDKKISSKPVFSSFSKLVRHGNTSTTVSSSNIIQINVDDFGAKANGTDDSEAFKKAWVKACSSNETANIVVPENKTYLLKPVTFSGPCQSDLIFQIYGTIKASNKMSEYEDDRRHWIVFDNVNNLKVQGGGIINGNGRMWWENSCKINKDMPCKVAPTAVTFNESRNLIVSNLWFKNAQKMHLRFEKCINVKAMNLLVTAPGNSPNTDGIHVTGTQSIRITNSVIRTGDDCISIVNGSRYVEATDIICGPGHGISIGSLGADNSEAEVSNVLVNRATFSGTTNGVRIKTWQGGSGYAKDIVFENLIMKNVTNPIIIDQNYCDQDDPCKEQKSAVQVSNVMYRNIQGTSASEVAMKFDCSKTFPCQGILLQDIILGLEEDELAKAYCVNVKLTDMGKVSPQCY from the exons ATGCTCCCACAAAACCCACCAAAGCATTTGCTCTTTCTCTTCCTTGTGTTAACATTCTTTACTTACTGTTTTGGCACTTACCAAGAAAACCCACATGCTATTCTTGAACATGACAAGAAAATTAGCTCCAAGCCTGTGTTTTCTAGCTTTTCCAAGCTTGTTAGGCACGGAAACACTTCTACTACTGTAAGTTCATCAAACATAATACAGATCAATGTGGATGATTTTGGAGCTAAGGCTAATGGAACAGATGATAGTGAG GCATTCAAGAAAGCATGGGTCAAGGCTTGTTCTTCCAATGAAACTGCTAATATTGTTGTCCCTGAGAACAAGACTTATCTCCTTAAACCTGTGACATTTTCAG GTCCTTGTCAATCTGATCTTATATTCCAG ATTTATGGAACAATAAAAGCTTCTAATAAAATGAGTGAGTATGAAGATGATAGAAGACATTGGATTGTATTTGATAATGTAAACAATCTCAAAGTTCAAGGTGGTGGCATTATCAATGGCAATGGCAGGATGTGGTGGGAAAACTCCTGCAAAATCAACAAAGACATG CCCTGTAAAGTTGCACCCACT gCTGTCACTTTCAATGAGTCCAGGAATTTGATAGTATCCAATCTGTGGTTCAAAAATGCACAAAAGATGCATCTCAGATTTGAGAAATGTATTAATGTCAAGGCTATGAATCTCCTTGTGACTGCACCAGGGAACAGCCCTAACACTGATGGAATTCATGTCACTGGCACCCAAAGCATCAGAATAACAAACTCTGTCATAAGAACAG GTGATGATTGTATATCAATAGTCAATGGGTCCAGATATGTTGAAGCCACAGATATTATATGTGGACCAGGACATGGAATAag TATTGGTAGCTTAGGAGCTGATAATTCAGAAGCTGAAGTTTCTAATGTGTTAGTCAATAGAGCAACATTTTCAGGAACCACTAATGGGGTCAGAATTAAGACTTGGCAG GGAGGGTCTGGATATGCAAAAGACATAGTATTTGAAAATCTTATAATGAAAAATGTGACCAATCCTATAATTATCGATCAAAACTATTGTGATCAAGATGATCCATGCAAAGAGCAg AAATCAGCTGTGCAAGTAAGCAATGTAATGTACAGGAACATACAAGGAACAAGTGCTTCAGAAGTAGCCATGAAATTTGATTGCAGCAAGACCTTCCCTTGCCAAGGAATTCTGTTGCAGGATATCATTCTTGGACTTGAAGAAGATGAACTTGCTAAAGCTTATTGTGTTAATGTTAAATTGACGGACATGGGGAAAGTTTCTCCTCAGTGCTATTGA
- the LOC131173357 gene encoding tetraspanin-8-like, with protein MSNKSKKIAISFINTLSLLFGFAAFFSWVYFGLRMGSWHRPLHPNPIIDLGLFLLGISLVKHILCWCFPGIKKLVTYLASFPMLAIIITTFVVMIFALVVTHKGNGREIPRVSYSKPDLEDYSKSLRRYVEGITRWPPIIRALRDSPICTNYTEDYDHLNHSVRKNVNLTPLQTGCCARVHPSCYHKPDSRRKHCLPDHYHESICVFCDSCRAAILENMKMEWRHMVFANSFIFVSLIIVYSFCYCTRKENTSHLLPKYFKIETPYYN; from the exons ATGTCAAACAAAAGCAAGAAAATCGCCATCAGTTTCATAAACACCTTGTCTTTGCTCTTTGGATTCGCAGCTTTCTTCTCATGGGTATACTTCGGCCTGCGCATGGGTTCATGGCACCGGCCACTCCATCCAAACCCTATCATAGACCTTGGTCTCTTCTTGCTTGGGATTTCACTGGTTAAACACATTCTTTGCTGGTGTTTCCCTGGCATCAAGAAACTGGTCACCTACCTAGCCTCATTCCCTATGCTTGCAATCATCATTACAACTTTTGTGGTAATGATTTTTGCATTGGTTGTGACCCACAAGGGAAACGGTAGAGAAATTCCAAGGGTCTCCTACTCCAAGCCTGACTTAGAAGACTACTCCAAGTCGTTGCGGAGGTACGTCGAAGGTATAACTCGCTGGCCACCCATTATACGTGCCTTGAGAGACTCTCCAATTTGCACCAACTATACTGAAGACTACGATCATCTTAATCATTCAGTACGAAAGAATGTTAATTTGACTCCACTACAG ACGGGTTGCTGTGCGCGAGTACATCCCAGCTGCTATCATAAACCAGATAGCCGCCGGAAACATTGCTTGCCAGATCATTATCACGAATCTATATGTGTCTTCTGCGATTCATGCAGGGCTGCAATTCTTGAAAACATGAAGATGGAGTGGAGGCATATGGTTTTTGCCAATAGTTTTATCTTCGTTTCCCTTATTATTGTCTATTCCTTCTGTTACTGCACCAGAAAGGAAAATACATCACATCTCCTACCCAAGTATTTTAAGATAGAGACACCTTACTATAACTAA
- the LOC110656724 gene encoding polygalacturonase translates to MIPQNPAKHVLILFLVLTFFTSCFGTYQENPYADVPELDKKISSKPVYSGFSKLVRHRSTSTTTSSSNKVVINVDDFAAKADGTDDSEAFNKAWDKACSSKQTATIVVPNRIYHLKPITFLGPCQSDLIFQIYGTIKASNKMSEYEDDRRHWIVFDNVNNLKVQGGGIINGNGRIWWENSCKINKDMPCKVAPTAVTFNESRNLIVSNLWFKNAQKMHLRFEKCINVKAMNLLVTAPGNSPNTDGIHVTGTHSIRITNSVIRTGDDCISIVNGSRYVEATDIICGPGHGISIGSLGADNSEAEVSNVLVNRATFSGTTNGVRIKTWQGGSGYAKDIVFQNLIMKNVTNPIIIDQNYCDQDDPCKEQKSAVQVSNIMYRNIQGTSASEVAMKFDCSKTFPCQGILLQDIILGLEEDELAKASCVNVKLTDMGKVSPQCY, encoded by the exons ATGATCCCACAAAACCCAGCAAAGCATGTGCTCATTCTTTTCCTTGTGTTAACATTCTTTACTTCTTGTTTTGGCACTTACCAAGAAAACCCATATGCTGATGTTCCTGAACTTGACAAGAAAATTAGCTCCAAGCCAGTGTATTCTGGCTTTTCCAAGCTTGTTAGGCACAGAAGCACTTCTACTACTACAAGTTCATCAAATAAAGTAGTGATCAATGTGGATGATTTTGCAGCAAAGGCTGATGGAACAGATGATAGTGAG GCATTCAACAAAGCATGGGACAAGGCTTGTTCTTCCAAACAAACTGCTACTATTGTTGTTCCAAACAGGATTTATCACCTTAAACCTATCACATTTTTAGGTCCTTGTCAATCTGATCTTATATTCCAG ATTTATGGAACAATAAAAGCTTCTAATAAAATGAGTGAGTATGAAGATGATAGAAGACATTGGATTGTATTTGATAATGTAAACAATCTCAAAGTTCAAGGTGGTGGCATTATCAATGGCAATGGTAGGATATGGTGGGAAAACTCCTGCAAAATCAACAAAGACATG CCCTGTAAAGTTGCACCCACT GCTGTCACTTTCAATGAGTCCAGGAATTTGATAGTATCCAATCTGTGGTTCAAAAATGCACAAAAGATGCATCTCAGATTTGAGAAATGTATTAATGTCAAGGCTATGAATCTCCTTGTGACTGCACCAGGGAACAGCCCTAACACTGATGGAATTCATGTCACTGGCACCCATAGCATCAGAATAACAAACTCTGTCATAAGAACAG GTGATGATTGTATATCAATAGTCAATGGGTCCAGATATGTTGAAGCCACAGATATTATATGTGGACCAGGACATGGAATAag TATTGGTAGCTTAGGAGCTGATAATTCAGAAGCTGAAGTTTCTAATGTGTTAGTCAATAGAGCAACATTTTCAGGAACCACTAATGGGGTCAGAATTAAGACTTGGCAG GGAGGGTCTGGATATGCAAAAGACATAGTATTTCAAAATCTTATAATGAAAAATGTGACCAATCCTATAATTATTGATCAAAACTATTGTGATCAAGATGATCCATGCAAAGAGCAG AAATCAGCTGTGCAAGTAAGCAATATAATGTACAGGAACATACAAGGAACAAGTGCTTCAGAAGTAGCCATGAAATTTGATTGCAGCAAGACCTTCCCTTGCCAAGGAATTCTGTTGCAGGATATCATTCTTGGACTTGAAGAAGATGAACTTGCTAAAGCTTCTTGTGTTAATGTTAAATTGACAGACATGGGGAAAGTTTCTCCTCAGTGCTATTGA